Proteins encoded by one window of Elephas maximus indicus isolate mEleMax1 chromosome 5, mEleMax1 primary haplotype, whole genome shotgun sequence:
- the LOC126077420 gene encoding keratin-associated protein 10-11-like isoform X36, producing the protein MSLLSPCYSHCHCVPVSPCHCHCTLCKHLCVSPGVSPSVTVTVVCHHVSACVSPGVSLCHCHSVTVVCHHVSVHVCHQVCHCATVSHCCLSPCLCACVLPGVSLCHCHSVTVVSHRVSACVSPGVSLCHCHSVTVVCHHVSVHVCHQVCHCATVSHCCHHVSVHVCYQVYHCATVTLSLLSVTMFLHVCHQVYHCATVTLSLLSVTMSLCMCVTRCVTVPLSVTVVCHHVSVHVCYQVYHCATVTLSLLSVTMSLCMCVTRCVTVPLSVTVVCHHVSVHVCYQVYHCATVTVTMSLHVCHQVCHSPCCLSPCLCACVSAGVSLCHCHSVTAVTMSLCMCVTRCITVPLSLCHCCLSPCLCACVSPGVSLLLFVTIVCHHVSVHVCHQVYHCATVTLSLLSVTMSLCMCVTRCVTVTLCHYCLSPCLCACVSPGVSLCHCHSVTVVCHHVSVHVSPGVSLCHCQSVSLQHCGASSCVHRTWLLALLGRLAEVPCSFMMSGCFTSESENSRELVGPQLPPRKCHGSHGDRPGAERLVDRSVGVSFGIAWQWAAPLNDILPPFSRPHLGGTAWGWVGRPLG; encoded by the exons ATGTCACTGTTGTCACCATGTTACTCTCACTGTCACTGTGTACCTGTGTCACCATGTCACTGTCACTGTACTCTGTGTAAACATCTGTGTGTGTCACCAGGTGTGTCACCGTCAGTCACTGTCACTGTTGTCTGTCACCATGTCTCTGCATGTGTGTCACCAGGTGTATCACTGTGCCACTGTCACTCTGTCACTGTTGTCTGTCACCATGTctctgtgcatgtgtgtcaccAG GTGTGTCACTGTGCCACTGTCAGTCACTGTTGTCTGTCACCATGtctctgtgcatgtgtgttaCCAGGTGTATCACTGTGCCACTGTCACTCTGTCACTGTTGTCTCTCACCGTGTCTCTGCATGTGTGTCACCAGGTGTATCACTGTGCCACTGTCACTCTGTCACTGTTGTCTGTCACCATGTctctgtgcatgtgtgtcaccAGGTGTGTCACTGTGCCACTGTCAGTCACTGTTGTCACCATGtctctgtgcatgtgtgttaCCAGGTGTATCACTGTGCCACTGTCACTCTGTCACTGTTGTCTGTCACCATGTTTCTGCATGTGTGTCACCAG GTGTATCACTGTGCCACTGTCACTCTGTCACTGTTGTCTGTCACCATGTctctgtgcatgtgtgtcaccAGGTGTGTCACTGTGCCACTGTCAGTCACTGTTGTCTGTCACCATGtctctgtgcatgtgtgttaCCAGGTGTATCACTGTGCCACTGTCACTCTGTCACTGTTGTCTGTCACCATGTctctgtgcatgtgtgtcaccAGGTGTGTCACTGTGCCACTGTCAGTCACTGTTGTCTGTCACCATGtctctgtgcatgtgtgttaCCAGGTGTATCACTGTGCCACTGTCACTGTCACCATGTCTCTGCATGTGTGTCACCAGGTGTGTCACTCTCCCTGTTGTCTGTCACCATGTCTCTGTGCATGTGTGTCAGCAGGTGTGTCACTGTGCCACTGTCACTCTGTCACTGCTGTCACCATGTctctgtgcatgtgtgtcaccAGGTGTATCACTGTGCCACTGTCACTCTGTCACTGTTGTCTGTCACCATGTctctgtgcatgtgtgtcaccAGGTGTGTCACTGTTACTCTTTGTCACTATTGTCTGTCACCATGTctctgtgcatgtgtgtcaccAGGTGTATCACTGTGCCACTGTCACTCTGTCACTGTTGTCTGTCACCATGTctctgtgcatgtgtgtcaccAG GTGTGTCACTGTTACTCTTTGTCACTATTGTCTGTCACCATGTctctgtgcatgtgtgtcaccAG GTGTATCACTGTGCCACTGTCACTCTGTCACTGTTGTCTGTCACCATGTCTCTGTGCATGTGTCACCAGGTGTGTCACTGTGCCACTGTCAGTCTGTGTCACTGCAACACTGTGGTGCCTCCAGCTGCGTGCACAGGACATGGCTGTTGGCTCTTTTGGGGAGACTGGCAGAAGTGCCCTGTTCCTTCATGATGTCGGGTTGCTTTACCTCAGAGAGTGAGAACAGTAGAGAATTGGTGGGGCCCCAGCTGCCACCTAGGAAGTGTCATGGGTCCCACGGGGACAGGCCTGGAGCAGAAAGACTGGTAGATAGATCAGTAGGAGTGAGTTTTGGAATAGCGTGGCAGTGGGCAGCCCCTTTGAATGACATTCTCCCTCCATTTTCCCGTCCCCACCTGGGAGGGACAGCATGGGGTTGGGTGGGCAGACCCCTCGGATGA
- the LOC126077420 gene encoding keratin-associated protein 10-6-like isoform X50, translated as MLLCHCVPMCHHVSVCCVTVCLCHHVSFCHHVTLSLFCHRVTVTASLCSMCHYVNVSPCHCCHHVTLTVTVYLCHHVTVTVLCVNICVCHQVCHRQSLSLLSVTMSLHVCHQVYHCATVTLSLLSVTMSLCMCVTRCVTVPLSVTVVTMSLCMCVTRCITVPLSLCHCCLSPCLCACVSPGVSLLLFVTIVCHHVSVHVCHQVYHCATVTLSLLSPCLCACVSPGVSLCHCHSVTVVCHHVSVHVCHQVCHCATVSHCCLSPCLCACVLPGVSLCHCHSVTVVCHHVSVHVSPGVSLCHCQSVSLQHCGASSCVHRTWLLALLGRLAEVPCSFMMSGCFTSESENSRELVGPQLPPRKCHGSHGDRPGAERLVDRSVGVSFGIAWQWAAPLNDILPPFSRPHLGGTAWGWVGRPLG; from the exons ATGTTACTCTGTCACTGTGTCCCCATGTGTCACCATGTCAGTGTTTGCTGTGTTACTGTGTGCCTGTGTCACCATGTCAGTTTTTGTCACCATGTCACACTGTCACTGTTCTGTCACCGTGTCACTGTCACTGCATCACTGTGTTCTATGTGTCACTATGTCAATGTGTCACCATGTCACTGTTGTCACCATGTTACTCTCACTGTCACTGTGTACCTGTGTCACCATGTCACTGTCACTGTACTCTGTGTAAACATCTGTGTGTGTCACCAGGTGTGTCACCGTCAGTCACTGTCACTGTTGTCTGTCACCATGTCTCTGCATGTGTGTCACCAGGTGTATCACTGTGCCACTGTCACTCTGTCACTGTTGTCTGTCACCATGTctctgtgcatgtgtgtcaccAGGTGTGTCACTGTGCCACTGTCAGTCACTGTTGTCACCATGtctctgtgcatgtgtgttaCCAG GTGTATCACTGTGCCACTGTCACTCTGTCACTGTTGTCTGTCACCATGTctctgtgcatgtgtgtcaccAG GTGTGTCACTGTTACTCTTTGTCACTATTGTCTGTCACCATGTctctgtgcatgtgtgtcaccAGGTGTATCACTGTGCCACTGTCACTCTGTCACTGTTGTCACCATGTctctgtgcatgtgtgtcaccAGGCGTATCACTGTGCCACTGTCACTCTGTCACTGTTGTCTGTCACCATGTctctgtgcatgtgtgtcaccAGGTGTGTCACTGTGCCACTGTCAGTCACTGTTGTCTGTCACCATGtctctgtgcatgtgtgttaCCAGGTGTATCACTGTGCCACTGTCACTCTGTCACTGTTGTCTGTCACCATGTCTCTGTGCATGTGTCACCAGGTGTGTCACTGTGCCACTGTCAGTCTGTGTCACTGCAACACTGTGGTGCCTCCAGCTGCGTGCACAGGACATGGCTGTTGGCTCTTTTGGGGAGACTGGCAGAAGTGCCCTGTTCCTTCATGATGTCGGGTTGCTTTACCTCAGAGAGTGAGAACAGTAGAGAATTGGTGGGGCCCCAGCTGCCACCTAGGAAGTGTCATGGGTCCCACGGGGACAGGCCTGGAGCAGAAAGACTGGTAGATAGATCAGTAGGAGTGAGTTTTGGAATAGCGTGGCAGTGGGCAGCCCCTTTGAATGACATTCTCCCTCCATTTTCCCGTCCCCACCTGGGAGGGACAGCATGGGGTTGGGTGGGCAGACCCCTCGGATGA
- the LOC126077420 gene encoding uncharacterized protein LOC126077420 isoform X40, translated as MSLLSPCYSHCHCVPVSPCHCHCTLCKHLCVSPGVSPSVTVTVVCHHVSACVSPGVSLCHCHSVTVVCHHVSVHVCHQVCHCATVSHCCLSPCLCACVLPGVSLCHCHSVTVVSHRVSACVSPGVSLCHCHSVTVVCHHVSVHVCHQVCHCATVSHCCHHVSVHVCYQVYHCATVTLSLLSVTMFLHVCHQVYHCATVTLSLLSVTMSLCMCVTRCVTVTLCHYCLSPCLCACVSPGVSLCHCHSVTVVCHHVSVHVCHQVCHCATVSHCCLSPCLCACVLPGVSLCHCHCHHVSACVSPGVSLSLLSVTMSLCMCVSRCVTVPLSLCHCCHHVSVHVCHQVYHCATAAVTFVCHHVSVRVTRCVTVTLCHYCLSPCLCACVSPGVSLCHCHSVTVVCHHVSVHVSPGVSLCHCQSVSLQHCGASSCVHRTWLLALLGRLAEVPCSFMMSGCFTSESENSRELVGPQLPPRKCHGSHGDRPGAERLVDRSVGVSFGIAWQWAAPLNDILPPFSRPHLGGTAWGWVGRPLG; from the exons ATGTCACTGTTGTCACCATGTTACTCTCACTGTCACTGTGTACCTGTGTCACCATGTCACTGTCACTGTACTCTGTGTAAACATCTGTGTGTGTCACCAGGTGTGTCACCGTCAGTCACTGTCACTGTTGTCTGTCACCATGTCTCTGCATGTGTGTCACCAGGTGTATCACTGTGCCACTGTCACTCTGTCACTGTTGTCTGTCACCATGTctctgtgcatgtgtgtcaccAG GTGTGTCACTGTGCCACTGTCAGTCACTGTTGTCTGTCACCATGtctctgtgcatgtgtgttaCCAGGTGTATCACTGTGCCACTGTCACTCTGTCACTGTTGTCTCTCACCGTGTCTCTGCATGTGTGTCACCAGGTGTATCACTGTGCCACTGTCACTCTGTCACTGTTGTCTGTCACCATGTctctgtgcatgtgtgtcaccAGGTGTGTCACTGTGCCACTGTCAGTCACTGTTGTCACCATGtctctgtgcatgtgtgttaCCAGGTGTATCACTGTGCCACTGTCACTCTGTCACTGTTGTCTGTCACCATGTTTCTGCATGTGTGTCACCAG GTGTATCACTGTGCCACTGTCACTCTGTCACTGTTGTCTGTCACCATGTctctgtgcatgtgtgtcaccAGGTGTGTCACTGTTACTCTTTGTCACTATTGTCTGTCACCATGTctctgtgcatgtgtgtcaccAGGTGTATCACTGTGCCACTGTCACTCTGTCACTGTTGTCTGTCACCATGTctctgtgcatgtgtgtcaccAGGTGTGTCACTGTGCCACTGTCAGTCACTGTTGTCTGTCACCATGtctctgtgcatgtgtgttaCCAGGTGTATCACTGTGCCACTGTCACTGTCACCATGTCTCTGCATGTGTGTCACCAGGTGTGTCACTCTCCCTGTTGTCTGTCACCATGTCTCTGTGCATGTGTGTCAGCAGGTGTGTCACTGTGCCACTGTCACTCTGTCACTGCTGTCACCATGTctctgtgcatgtgtgtcaccAGGTGTATCACTGTGCCACTGCTGCTGTCACTTTTGTCTGCCACCATGTCTCTGTGCGTGTCACCAGGTGTGTCACTGTTACTCTTTGTCACTATTGTCTGTCACCATGTctctgtgcatgtgtgtcaccAG GTGTATCACTGTGCCACTGTCACTCTGTCACTGTTGTCTGTCACCATGTCTCTGTGCATGTGTCACCAGGTGTGTCACTGTGCCACTGTCAGTCTGTGTCACTGCAACACTGTGGTGCCTCCAGCTGCGTGCACAGGACATGGCTGTTGGCTCTTTTGGGGAGACTGGCAGAAGTGCCCTGTTCCTTCATGATGTCGGGTTGCTTTACCTCAGAGAGTGAGAACAGTAGAGAATTGGTGGGGCCCCAGCTGCCACCTAGGAAGTGTCATGGGTCCCACGGGGACAGGCCTGGAGCAGAAAGACTGGTAGATAGATCAGTAGGAGTGAGTTTTGGAATAGCGTGGCAGTGGGCAGCCCCTTTGAATGACATTCTCCCTCCATTTTCCCGTCCCCACCTGGGAGGGACAGCATGGGGTTGGGTGGGCAGACCCCTCGGATGA
- the LOC126077420 gene encoding keratin-associated protein 10-4-like isoform X19 — protein sequence MLLCHCVPMCHHVSVCCVTVCLCHHVSFCHHVTLSLFCHRVTVTASLCSMCHYVNVSPCHCCHHVTLTVTVYLCHHVTVTVLCVNICVCHQVCHRQSLSLLSVTMSLHVCHQVYHCATVTLSLLSVTMSLCMCVTRCVTVPLSVTVVCHHVSVHVCYQVYHCATVTLSLLSLTVSLHVCHQVYHCATVTLSLLSVTMSLCMCVTRCVTVPLSVTVVTMSLCMCVTRCITVPLSLCHCCLSPCFCMCVTRCITVPLSLCHCCLSPCLCACVSPGVSLLLFVTIVCHHVSVHVCHQVYHCATVTLSLLSVTMSLCMCVTRCVTVPLSVTVVCHHVSVHVCYQVYHCATVTVTMSLHVCHQVCHSPCCLSPCLCACVSAGVSLCHCHSVTAVTMSLCMCVTRCITVPLLLSLLSATMSLCVSPGVSLLLFVTIVCHHVSVHVCHQVYHCATVTLSLLSPCLCACVSPGVSLCHCHSVTVVCHHVSVHVCHQVCHCATVSHCCLSPCLCACVLPGVSLCHCHSVTVVCHHVSVHVSPGVSLCHCQSVSLQHCGASSCVHRTWLLALLGRLAEVPCSFMMSGCFTSESENSRELVGPQLPPRKCHGSHGDRPGAERLVDRSVGVSFGIAWQWAAPLNDILPPFSRPHLGGTAWGWVGRPLG from the exons ATGTTACTCTGTCACTGTGTCCCCATGTGTCACCATGTCAGTGTTTGCTGTGTTACTGTGTGCCTGTGTCACCATGTCAGTTTTTGTCACCATGTCACACTGTCACTGTTCTGTCACCGTGTCACTGTCACTGCATCACTGTGTTCTATGTGTCACTATGTCAATGTGTCACCATGTCACTGTTGTCACCATGTTACTCTCACTGTCACTGTGTACCTGTGTCACCATGTCACTGTCACTGTACTCTGTGTAAACATCTGTGTGTGTCACCAGGTGTGTCACCGTCAGTCACTGTCACTGTTGTCTGTCACCATGTCTCTGCATGTGTGTCACCAGGTGTATCACTGTGCCACTGTCACTCTGTCACTGTTGTCTGTCACCATGTctctgtgcatgtgtgtcaccAG GTGTGTCACTGTGCCACTGTCAGTCACTGTTGTCTGTCACCATGtctctgtgcatgtgtgttaCCAGGTGTATCACTGTGCCACTGTCACTCTGTCACTGTTGTCTCTCACCGTGTCTCTGCATGTGTGTCACCAGGTGTATCACTGTGCCACTGTCACTCTGTCACTGTTGTCTGTCACCATGTctctgtgcatgtgtgtcaccAGGTGTGTCACTGTGCCACTGTCAGTCACTGTTGTCACCATGtctctgtgcatgtgtgttaCCAGGTGTATCACTGTGCCACTGTCACTCTGTCACTGTTGTCTGTCACCATGTTTCTGCATGTGTGTCACCAG GTGTATCACTGTGCCACTGTCACTCTGTCACTGTTGTCTGTCACCATGTctctgtgcatgtgtgtcaccAGGTGTGTCACTGTTACTCTTTGTCACTATTGTCTGTCACCATGTctctgtgcatgtgtgtcaccAGGTGTATCACTGTGCCACTGTCACTCTGTCACTGTTGTCTGTCACCATGTctctgtgcatgtgtgtcaccAGGTGTGTCACTGTGCCACTGTCAGTCACTGTTGTCTGTCACCATGtctctgtgcatgtgtgttaCCAGGTGTATCACTGTGCCACTGTCACTGTCACCATGTCTCTGCATGTGTGTCACCAGGTGTGTCACTCTCCCTGTTGTCTGTCACCATGTCTCTGTGCATGTGTGTCAGCAGGTGTGTCACTGTGCCACTGTCACTCTGTCACTGCTGTCACCATGTctctgtgcatgtgtgtcaccAGGTGTATCACTGTGCCACTGCTGCTGTCACTTTTGTCTGCCACCATGTCTCTGTGCGTGTCACCAGGTGTGTCACTGTTACTCTTTGTCACTATTGTCTGTCACCATGTctctgtgcatgtgtgtcaccAGGTGTATCACTGTGCCACTGTCACTCTGTCACTGTTGTCACCATGTctctgtgcatgtgtgtcaccAGGCGTATCACTGTGCCACTGTCACTCTGTCACTGTTGTCTGTCACCATGTctctgtgcatgtgtgtcaccAGGTGTGTCACTGTGCCACTGTCAGTCACTGTTGTCTGTCACCATGtctctgtgcatgtgtgttaCCAGGTGTATCACTGTGCCACTGTCACTCTGTCACTGTTGTCTGTCACCATGTCTCTGTGCATGTGTCACCAGGTGTGTCACTGTGCCACTGTCAGTCTGTGTCACTGCAACACTGTGGTGCCTCCAGCTGCGTGCACAGGACATGGCTGTTGGCTCTTTTGGGGAGACTGGCAGAAGTGCCCTGTTCCTTCATGATGTCGGGTTGCTTTACCTCAGAGAGTGAGAACAGTAGAGAATTGGTGGGGCCCCAGCTGCCACCTAGGAAGTGTCATGGGTCCCACGGGGACAGGCCTGGAGCAGAAAGACTGGTAGATAGATCAGTAGGAGTGAGTTTTGGAATAGCGTGGCAGTGGGCAGCCCCTTTGAATGACATTCTCCCTCCATTTTCCCGTCCCCACCTGGGAGGGACAGCATGGGGTTGGGTGGGCAGACCCCTCGGATGA
- the LOC126077420 gene encoding uncharacterized protein LOC126077420 isoform X4 — protein sequence MLLCHCVPMCHHVSVCCVTVCLCHHVSFCHHVTLSLFCHRVTVTASLCSMCHYVNVSPCHCCHHVTLTVTVYLCHHVTVTVLCVNICVCHQVCHRQSLSLLSVTMSLHVCHQVYHCATVTLSLLSVTMSLCMCVTRCVTVPLSVTVVCHHVSVHVCYQVYHCATVTLSLLSLTVSLHVCHQVYHCATVTLSLLSVTMSLCMCVTRCVTVPLSVTVVTMSLCMCVTRCITVPLSLCHCCLSPCFCMCVTRCITVPLSLCHCCLSPCLCACVSPGVSLCHCQSLLSVTMSLCMCVTRCITVPLSLSPCLCMCVTRCVTLPVVCHHVSVHVCQQVCHCATVTLSLLSPCLCACVSPGVSLCHCHSVTVVCHHVSVHVCHQVCHCYSLSLLSVTMSLCMCVTRCITVPLSLCHCCLSPCLCACVSPGVSLCHCQSLLSVTMSLCMCVTRCITVPLSLSPCLCMCVTRCVTLPVVCHHVSVHVCQQVCHCATVTLSLLSPCLCACVSPGVSLLLFVTIVCHHVSVHVCHQVYHCATVTLSLLSPCLCACVSPGVSLCHCHSVTVVCHHVSVHVCHQVCHCATVSHCCLSPCLCACVLPGVSLCHCHSVTVVCHHVSVHVSPGVSLCHCQSVSLQHCGASSCVHRTWLLALLGRLAEVPCSFMMSGCFTSESENSRELVGPQLPPRKCHGSHGDRPGAERLVDRSVGVSFGIAWQWAAPLNDILPPFSRPHLGGTAWGWVGRPLG from the exons ATGTTACTCTGTCACTGTGTCCCCATGTGTCACCATGTCAGTGTTTGCTGTGTTACTGTGTGCCTGTGTCACCATGTCAGTTTTTGTCACCATGTCACACTGTCACTGTTCTGTCACCGTGTCACTGTCACTGCATCACTGTGTTCTATGTGTCACTATGTCAATGTGTCACCATGTCACTGTTGTCACCATGTTACTCTCACTGTCACTGTGTACCTGTGTCACCATGTCACTGTCACTGTACTCTGTGTAAACATCTGTGTGTGTCACCAGGTGTGTCACCGTCAGTCACTGTCACTGTTGTCTGTCACCATGTCTCTGCATGTGTGTCACCAGGTGTATCACTGTGCCACTGTCACTCTGTCACTGTTGTCTGTCACCATGTctctgtgcatgtgtgtcaccAG GTGTGTCACTGTGCCACTGTCAGTCACTGTTGTCTGTCACCATGtctctgtgcatgtgtgttaCCAGGTGTATCACTGTGCCACTGTCACTCTGTCACTGTTGTCTCTCACCGTGTCTCTGCATGTGTGTCACCAGGTGTATCACTGTGCCACTGTCACTCTGTCACTGTTGTCTGTCACCATGTctctgtgcatgtgtgtcaccAGGTGTGTCACTGTGCCACTGTCAGTCACTGTTGTCACCATGtctctgtgcatgtgtgttaCCAGGTGTATCACTGTGCCACTGTCACTCTGTCACTGTTGTCTGTCACCATGTTTCTGCATGTGTGTCACCAG GTGTATCACTGTGCCACTGTCACTCTGTCACTGTTGTCTGTCACCATGTctctgtgcatgtgtgtcaccAGGTGTGTCACTGTGCCACTGTCAGTCACTGTTGTCTGTCACCATGtctctgtgcatgtgtgttaCCAGGTGTATCACTGTGCCACTGTCACTGTCACCATGTCTCTGCATGTGTGTCACCAGGTGTGTCACTCTCCCTGTTGTCTGTCACCATGTCTCTGTGCATGTGTGTCAGCAGGTGTGTCACTGTGCCACTGTCACTCTGTCACTGCTGTCACCATGTctctgtgcatgtgtgtcaccAGGTGTATCACTGTGCCACTGTCACTCTGTCACTGTTGTCTGTCACCATGTctctgtgcatgtgtgtcaccAGGTGTGTCACTGTTACTCTTTGTCACTATTGTCTGTCACCATGTctctgtgcatgtgtgtcaccAGGTGTATCACTGTGCCACTGTCACTCTGTCACTGTTGTCTGTCACCATGTctctgtgcatgtgtgtcaccAGGTGTGTCACTGTGCCACTGTCAGTCACTGTTGTCTGTCACCATGtctctgtgcatgtgtgttaCCAGGTGTATCACTGTGCCACTGTCACTGTCACCATGTCTCTGCATGTGTGTCACCAGGTGTGTCACTCTCCCTGTTGTCTGTCACCATGTCTCTGTGCATGTGTGTCAGCAGGTGTGTCACTGTGCCACTGTCACTCTGTCACTGCTGTCACCATGTctctgtgcatgtgtgtcaccAG GTGTGTCACTGTTACTCTTTGTCACTATTGTCTGTCACCATGTctctgtgcatgtgtgtcaccAGGTGTATCACTGTGCCACTGTCACTCTGTCACTGTTGTCACCATGTctctgtgcatgtgtgtcaccAGGCGTATCACTGTGCCACTGTCACTCTGTCACTGTTGTCTGTCACCATGTctctgtgcatgtgtgtcaccAGGTGTGTCACTGTGCCACTGTCAGTCACTGTTGTCTGTCACCATGtctctgtgcatgtgtgttaCCAGGTGTATCACTGTGCCACTGTCACTCTGTCACTGTTGTCTGTCACCATGTCTCTGTGCATGTGTCACCAGGTGTGTCACTGTGCCACTGTCAGTCTGTGTCACTGCAACACTGTGGTGCCTCCAGCTGCGTGCACAGGACATGGCTGTTGGCTCTTTTGGGGAGACTGGCAGAAGTGCCCTGTTCCTTCATGATGTCGGGTTGCTTTACCTCAGAGAGTGAGAACAGTAGAGAATTGGTGGGGCCCCAGCTGCCACCTAGGAAGTGTCATGGGTCCCACGGGGACAGGCCTGGAGCAGAAAGACTGGTAGATAGATCAGTAGGAGTGAGTTTTGGAATAGCGTGGCAGTGGGCAGCCCCTTTGAATGACATTCTCCCTCCATTTTCCCGTCCCCACCTGGGAGGGACAGCATGGGGTTGGGTGGGCAGACCCCTCGGATGA
- the LOC126077420 gene encoding uncharacterized protein LOC126077420 isoform X25, whose protein sequence is MSLLSPCYSHCHCVPVSPCHCHCTLCKHLCVSPGVSPSVTVTVVCHHVSACVSPGVSLCHCHSVTVVCHHVSVHVCHQVCHCATVSHCCLSPCLCACVLPGVSLCHCHSVTVVSHRVSACVSPGVSLCHCHSVTVVCHHVSVHVCHQVCHCATVSHCCHHVSVHVCYQVYHCATVTLSLLSVTMFLHVCHQVYHCATVTLSLLSVTMSLCMCVTRCVTVPLSVTVVCHHVSVHVCYQVYHCATVTLSLLSVTMSLCMCVTRCVTVPLSVTVVCHHVSVHVCYQVYHCATVTLSLLSVTMSLCMCVTRCVTVTLCHYCLSPCLCACVSPGVSLCHCHSVTVVCHHVSVHVCHQVCHCATVSHCCLSPCLCACVLPGVSLCHCHCHHVSACVSPGVSLSLLSVTMSLCMCVSRCVTVPLSLCHCCHHVSVHVCHQVYHCATAAVTFVCHHVSVRVTRCVTVTLCHYCLSPCLCACVSPGVSLCHCHSVTVVCHHVSVHVSPGVSLCHCQSVSLQHCGASSCVHRTWLLALLGRLAEVPCSFMMSGCFTSESENSRELVGPQLPPRKCHGSHGDRPGAERLVDRSVGVSFGIAWQWAAPLNDILPPFSRPHLGGTAWGWVGRPLG, encoded by the exons ATGTCACTGTTGTCACCATGTTACTCTCACTGTCACTGTGTACCTGTGTCACCATGTCACTGTCACTGTACTCTGTGTAAACATCTGTGTGTGTCACCAGGTGTGTCACCGTCAGTCACTGTCACTGTTGTCTGTCACCATGTCTCTGCATGTGTGTCACCAGGTGTATCACTGTGCCACTGTCACTCTGTCACTGTTGTCTGTCACCATGTctctgtgcatgtgtgtcaccAG GTGTGTCACTGTGCCACTGTCAGTCACTGTTGTCTGTCACCATGtctctgtgcatgtgtgttaCCAGGTGTATCACTGTGCCACTGTCACTCTGTCACTGTTGTCTCTCACCGTGTCTCTGCATGTGTGTCACCAGGTGTATCACTGTGCCACTGTCACTCTGTCACTGTTGTCTGTCACCATGTctctgtgcatgtgtgtcaccAGGTGTGTCACTGTGCCACTGTCAGTCACTGTTGTCACCATGtctctgtgcatgtgtgttaCCAGGTGTATCACTGTGCCACTGTCACTCTGTCACTGTTGTCTGTCACCATGTTTCTGCATGTGTGTCACCAG GTGTATCACTGTGCCACTGTCACTCTGTCACTGTTGTCTGTCACCATGTctctgtgcatgtgtgtcaccAGGTGTGTCACTGTGCCACTGTCAGTCACTGTTGTCTGTCACCATGtctctgtgcatgtgtgttaCCAGGTGTATCACTGTGCCACTGTCACTCTGTCACTGTTGTCTGTCACCATGTctctgtgcatgtgtgtcaccAGGTGTGTCACTGTGCCACTGTCAGTCACTGTTGTCTGTCACCATGtctctgtgcatgtgtgttaCCAG GTGTATCACTGTGCCACTGTCACTCTGTCACTGTTGTCTGTCACCATGTctctgtgcatgtgtgtcaccAGGTGTGTCACTGTTACTCTTTGTCACTATTGTCTGTCACCATGTctctgtgcatgtgtgtcaccAGGTGTATCACTGTGCCACTGTCACTCTGTCACTGTTGTCTGTCACCATGTctctgtgcatgtgtgtcaccAGGTGTGTCACTGTGCCACTGTCAGTCACTGTTGTCTGTCACCATGtctctgtgcatgtgtgttaCCAGGTGTATCACTGTGCCACTGTCACTGTCACCATGTCTCTGCATGTGTGTCACCAGGTGTGTCACTCTCCCTGTTGTCTGTCACCATGTCTCTGTGCATGTGTGTCAGCAGGTGTGTCACTGTGCCACTGTCACTCTGTCACTGCTGTCACCATGTctctgtgcatgtgtgtcaccAGGTGTATCACTGTGCCACTGCTGCTGTCACTTTTGTCTGCCACCATGTCTCTGTGCGTGTCACCAGGTGTGTCACTGTTACTCTTTGTCACTATTGTCTGTCACCATGTctctgtgcatgtgtgtcaccAG GTGTATCACTGTGCCACTGTCACTCTGTCACTGTTGTCTGTCACCATGTCTCTGTGCATGTGTCACCAGGTGTGTCACTGTGCCACTGTCAGTCTGTGTCACTGCAACACTGTGGTGCCTCCAGCTGCGTGCACAGGACATGGCTGTTGGCTCTTTTGGGGAGACTGGCAGAAGTGCCCTGTTCCTTCATGATGTCGGGTTGCTTTACCTCAGAGAGTGAGAACAGTAGAGAATTGGTGGGGCCCCAGCTGCCACCTAGGAAGTGTCATGGGTCCCACGGGGACAGGCCTGGAGCAGAAAGACTGGTAGATAGATCAGTAGGAGTGAGTTTTGGAATAGCGTGGCAGTGGGCAGCCCCTTTGAATGACATTCTCCCTCCATTTTCCCGTCCCCACCTGGGAGGGACAGCATGGGGTTGGGTGGGCAGACCCCTCGGATGA